In Chitinophagaceae bacterium, the genomic window AATGGCAGCCATTTGCAAAGCCGGCATTTCCATTACTGCGGCTTTGCTAAAAACCCAGGTAGTTCCCCATACAATGCTAGTTGTAAGCAAAGCAAGGTATGCCTTGGCTTTGGAGCTTTTACGAATTTTTTGAATGAGCATTTTTGATGTTAATGTTTAAAATGCCTCATGCCTGTAATTACCATTGCCAGGTTATTTTGCTGGCAATAGGTAATGGAGTCGCCGTCTCTTATAGATCCACCGGGTTGTATAAATGCTGTAATACCCGCTGTATGGGCAATTTTTACACAATCATCAAAAGGGAAAAATGCATCGCTGGCCAATGCAGCCTCGTTTAAATCAAATTTAAATTGCCCGGCTTTTTCTATGGAATGCCTCAATGCATCTATGCGGCTGGTTTGCCCGCAGCCCTTACCAATAAGCTGCTTGTTTTTTACCAATGCAATTGCGTTGCTTTTTAAATGCTTGCAAATAATATTGGCAAAAATTAAATCTTCTTTTTCTGCATCAGTGGTTTGGCGGCCACCGCTTTCTTTCCAGTCGCTATAGGTGCCCTTATCCGTATCTTGAATCAACAAGCCGTTCAATACCGTTTTCATTTGTGTTGTTGCATGTGGCTTTGCCAGCAACTGTAATATTATCCTGTTCTTTTTTGATTGTAATACCTTTAAGGCTGCATCATCAAAAGAAGGCGCAATAATTACTTCAAAAAATATTTCATTTATGGCTTCGGCTGTGGCTTTATCCAGCCTGCCATTGGTTACTAAAACGCCGCCAAAAGCACTTTCCGGATCGCCAGCTAATGCTGCATCCCAGCTTTCTTTGGTAGTTTTTTTTGCCGCTATACCGCAAACATTGCTGTGTTTTATTATGGCAAAAACAGTTTCGTTGCCGTTTTCAAATTCTGCCATGAGGCCAAGGGCTGCATCTACATCGGCCAAATTGTTATACGATAATTCTTTGCCATGCAACTGCAAAAAAAGTTCATTTAAATTACCATAAAAAACTGCCTGCTGATGTGGATTTTCTCCATAGCGCAATATCTTTTTTTCTTTGTTAAAAGGCGTATCTATGGCAATGCCGTTAAAATAAGAAGAGATGGCATTGTCGTAAGCAGTGCATACATCAAAAGCTTTTACGGCAAAATGTTTTCTTTGCTCAAGGTTTGTGGCTCCGTTTTGCGATGATAAAATTTCTACTAATAAAGTGTAATCATTTTTTGAAGCTACCACTACGGTGTCATTAAAATTTTTGGCAGCAGCCCTTATCATGCTTGGCCCGCCAACATCAATTTTTTCTATAATGGCATTTTCGTCGGTAGTGCTTTTTACCGTTTCTTCAAAGGGATAAAGATCAACAATTACCAAATCAATTTCTGGGATATTGTACTGCTTCATTTCGGCAATATGCTTTGCATCATTTCTCTTGCCCAAAATTCCGCCAAATACCAAAGGATGGAGTGTTTTTACCCTGCCGCTCAAAATTGACGGGAAGCCGGTAAGGCTTTCTACAGCAATTGCTTTAACGCCCAACTTTTCAATAAATTCCAGTGTGCCGCCGGTGCTATAAATTATAGAGCCCTGATTGTTGAGTTCATGTATAATATTTTCCAGCCCGTCTTTATAAAAAACGGAGATAAGCGCAGCGTTGATTTTTTTTTGCATAAATTTTTCTTAGAAACCGAATACATAAGCGCCTTGTTCGGGAACCGAATGGCAGTGCAAAGTTAAACTTTCGCACTCGCTCCTCCATTTGGCAATTTTCCACAACGGGTTTGATGCATCAAAAACTACTATTGTGGGCTGTATACGGCTTGTAACCTCCTTTACAGAAAGTTTTGGGCTTTTGGTAAATAATAAAATATCCACTTTTATTTTGGGGGCAGCAGAATCAACACTAAATTCCCTATTAACCAATAAAAGTGTTTTATTGCCAAATTTGTAAAGGTTTTTTTTGATGCTGAGGTTTGCAAACGGTACTGTGGATTCGTTTAATAACATAGAAACCCTGGCAGGCTTTAGGTAAAAGTTTTTGGGCAGGGCGTCTTGCAGTAAAATGCTGTCGCCCACAAAAAAATACTGGTCTTTATAAATAAAATCTATGGCGCTTTGCCTGCTCACATTGTAAATAATAATTTTTTGTTGCCGGTTTATTTCAATCCTTGCATAGATCATTAGTCCGGCATAAATACCCAAAAACAAAAAAGATAGTTTAAGCCAGGTTTTATTTTTATACAAAAGCCAGCAACATAGTGCCGTTACCAATGCATACAATATCCAGGTGCTGTAAGGGTTGGCATATATTTTATCAATAACAGAAAAGGAAAAGCTGTTGCACTTTTGAATAAACACATTCAATGCATAAATTGTCCAATGGCTTATTTTTCCCAAAAGTATGGCTACGGGTTCAACAGCCGCAAATAATATCAGCAGTATTTCACTATAAAGAATAATGGTAGATATGGGCACAGCAATAAAGTTGGTAAACAAAAACAAAGTGGGAAACTGGTGAAAATAATAGATGCACACCGGGAAAGTTAAAACCTGTGCTGCAAGCGTTACACTCATTAACGACCAGGCGCTTTGCAGTAATTTATTTTTTATAAACCATAGTTTATAAATGGGCTGTTGCAGCCACATAATTCCAAATACAGCCAGGTAACTTAATTGAAAACCTACATCCCAAAGCAGGTAAGGGTTCCAGCAAAGTAAAGTAAATGCCGAAGCGGCCAATGCATTATAGCCATTTGCCTGCTTAAAAAATGATTTTCCGCTAAGGATAAAAGTAAACATAACAGCGCTGCGCAAAACGGAGGCCGATGCGCCGGTAAGCAAAGAAAACAACCATAAAAAAGAAAGGATGAGGATAACAGATATTAATTTAGACCGTTTCATTAGCCCGGTTTTGGTAAATATCCAGAGTAATATGGCATAAATTAAACCCAGGTGCAGGCCAGAAATGGCAATAATATGTACCACGCCGGTATTGCTGTACGCCTGTACCAAATCTTTGTCCAGGTCTTCTTTATATCCTATGAGCAAGGCCTCGGCAATACCTTGTTCGTTTTTATTGCCGCCAATATATTTCCGAATGTTGTTTAAAATATAAGTACGGGATTGATAGATAAAACGGGAGAAAAAATTTTGATTGCTTTCATGGGTTTTCACATATTCTCCTGGCGAAATAAACGCCGTGTGAAATAGTTGCTGAAACGAAGTATACCTTTCATAATTAAAAGCGCCGGGGTTGCCGGAGTTACGTATCCAGGTGAGGGATTTATCAATAATAATTTTATCGCCGTAATACAGGTTGCTGTCAATAGTTTGGGAAAAGTATAAAAGTAATTTTCCACTTGCCGGTAATATTTTGCCATTATTGATTACCGCTTCTACAAGGGCGTCGGCTTTATAAGAATTTTTTTTGGGAACAAGCGGCTCGTTTATCTTTAACAGGAGCTTGCTGCTGTCGGTTAAAGAATGGCCATACCAGCTTTTTTGTTTGCTTTTATCGGCTTGCCAGGTGAGCAGCATGGCAGCAGATGCAATAAAAAAATAAATTAACAAACCCTGTAAAAAACGAAAAGTATACTTTAGGGAAACCGGTAAAAAGTAATAAAAGGACAGCGCTATGGAAAAACAAATTAGGCAAATGATGATGTAGCCCAGGCTAAAACCCAGGTACCATTGCAGCAGGATGCCTGCAATAAGCGGAAATAGCAACCGTATAAATGGGGCTTGTTTCCACAGCGGAAGATTATGGGTAGGTTGCATAACCTAAGTTACTAAAAGTTTTGAATTTTTGCTTTTTTATAACTATATAGAAATTACGGTATTAGGAGGTTAAATAACCCTGGTAATATTTTGGGAATTTTTTTACAAATAAGGCTTTAATTTGCCTCATTAATTTATTATTTTCACCTTGATTTTACTTTTACTTTGAGCTTAAAGCATGCATCTGTGTACATTTAATAAAAGTAAAAATCTGTTTAAAAAATGAAAAACCGCATATTCTTCCTCCCCGTATCCATTGCAGCCTTTTTGGCAATTACTGCCTTTGTACCATCGGGTAAAAAAATATTTTCTTTTGTAAAAGAAAGCAGGCCCGTGCAAGAAGGGAAGAATTATTATATTATTATTGATAAAAGCGATTATGAGTTGAAAGTATATGATGATGAAGGCTGGTATGCTACTTACCCAATAGTATTTGGTAGTAAAGATCTTGGCGATAAAATGCGTGAAGGAGATAAGCGTACGCCAAACGGGCATTTTAAAATTATTCAAAAAAGGATAAACCCCAAATGGGGTCCGCAAATGCTGCTGGATTATCCAACGGCTGAAAGCTTCAAAAAATTTAAAGATAGAAAAGCGCATGGTGAAATACCCAAAACGGCAAGAATAGGAAATGGTATTGCCATACACTCCACCCGTAAAGAAGAAGAATGGACCGTAGATAATTATTACAACTGGACCGATGGTTGCGTATCTGTAAAATATACCGAAATGGAAGAACTGTACAGTTATATACCGGTAGGTACGCCGGTTACTATTGAACCTTAATTTAAGAATTTATAAAAATGAGGTTGGCATCTCCATAACTTAAGAATCGAAAATTATTTTCCATTGCAAACTGGTAAAGGTTTTTCCAGTTGTTGCCTACAGCAGCAGCTACAAGTAAAAGTAAAGTAGATTGTGGCTGGTGAAAATTGGTAATGAATATTTGGGCAACCCGAAATTGATAACCTGGCGCTATTATCAATTGAGTTTGCGTAAACAAACTCGTTTTATTGTTCTTTTTAAGCCATAAAAGTAAATGTTCCAAAGCTTGTGTGCAGCTTAGGTTTGCATTGTTGAGTGGCGCTTCATAAACTTCCCATTGCCGAAGTTCTAATGTTTTTAAATTGGGTTGAAGGTAGGCTTTTACAGCAAGCCAGTACAATGTTTCAATGGTTCTTAAAGATGTAGTGCCCACAGCAGTAATGGCACCGTTTGCGGATTTTATTTTTTCAATAGTATCTACACTTACGTCCATCCATTCTGCATGCATATCATGTTGTTGCAAGGTAGCCGACTTTACGGGTTTAAAAGTGCCAGCGCCTACATGAAGTGTTACAAATGCCTGCTGGATTTTTTTTTGCGCAAAACTTTTTACTACATCATTAGTAAAGTGGAGTCCAGCCGTTGGCGCAGCAACCGAACCTTGCTGCAATGCATAAATAGTTTGGTAGCGGCTTACGTCTTCAATTTCTGTATGCCGTTTAATATAGGGCGGCAAGGGTACAACTCCTGCAGCTTCAATAATATCGGCAAAGCAATATTGACCAGGCGACCAATTGAATAATATTTTAAAACTATCGCCAGTTTTTTCAATAATTCTTGCTTCCAATACAATTTCATTTTGCTGTACTGTTATTTTTTTTTGTAATATTCCCTGTTTCCATTTTGCAGCAGCACCTACAAGGCATATCCATTGGCAGCTGCCCGTAGCTGTCATTACTGCGCTGTATTCATTTATTAATCCAAAAGGTTCTAAACAAAATATTTCAATTTTTTTTCCGGTGGTTGTTTCAAAAATCATCCGTGCATTAATCACTTTTGAGTTATTAAAAACTACCAGGCTTTTATCGGGGAGATGGCTGGTTATATGGCCAAAGCGGTCTTCTGTTATCATCCCATTTTTATAAATCAAGAGTTTGGAAGCATCCCTTTGCTCCAGCGGATGCAGTGCAATACGCTCTGAGGGTAAATCGTAAGTGTATGCTGATATGGAAATGAATGATGGGTGCATAGCAGGCATATTAATTTACTACAATGCACATTTTTCATGGTAATTCACTATTTGTATGGGCAGCCGCTCAAACTCATAGCCTTTATAATATTCACCAATATCATTCAGCACTTCGTTTACTGCATCGGGTGACGGCAGTGTAACTAATTTTTGCCTGAACTCTTTAATATTGGGCAAGCCTTTTAAATAATTGGTATAATGCCTGCGCATTTCATTTATGCCCACAATGGGGCCTTTCCATTCAACAGATTTTTTTAAATGGGTGCGGCATACCTCAATGCGTTCCTGCAGGGTGGGCGCAGGTAATATTTCGCTGGTAGCCAGGTAATGTTTTATTTCCCTAAAAATCCATGGGTAACCTATTGCGGCACGACCCACCATTATGCCATCTACGTCATATTTATTTTTATACTGTAAAGCTTTTTGCGGGCTGTCAATATCCCCATTTCCAAAAATGGGCATTTGTATGCGTGGGTTGTTTTTAACTTTGGCAATCAGTGCCCAGTCTGCTTCGCCTTTGTACAACTGGCAACGGGTGCGGCCATGTATAGTTAGTGCTTGTATCCCTGCGTCCTGCATACGTTCGGCAACTTCTTCAATATTTTTTGTGTTATCGTCCCAGCCCAATCTTGTTTTTACCGTTACAGGAAGGTTGGTGCTTTTTACCACAGCTTCGGTAAGGCGCACCATTAAATCCATATCTTTTAAAACGCCTGCACCTGCTCCTTTGCTCACCACTTTTTTTACAGGGCAGCCAAAATTAATGTCAACAAAATCTGGTTTTACGGTTTCACAAATTTTAGCGCTCAGGGCCATGGCCTCTTCATCACCTCCAAAAATTTGTATGGCAAAGGGCCTTTCTTCTTCGGTAAAATCCAGTTTTTTACGGCTTGTAATAGCATCCCTTATCAATCCTTCGCTGCTGATGAATTCACTAAACATTACATCGGCGCCATTGGCTTTGCAAACTGCACGAAATGGCGGATCGCTTACATCTTCCATAGGAGCAAGCAAAAGGGGAAATTCCGGTAAATTGATAGTGCCTATTTTGGGCATTAGTGCGTAACTTGTTGAATCAAAATTATTTAAAACAGCAAAAAATTGTTGTGTTATCTTGTGCTGCAAAATTACAAAAAAGCCATGGAGTATAAAAGTATCAAAGGATTTACCGGTTTAGGACAGTTGGGAATGTTGTTTTTGTTTTTGGGCCTGGGTTTTGTATTGGCAGCTATAGTGCAACTGGTAATTTTTGCACAAGCTTTGCCTCCCGGAGCATCTTTGATGGATAGTGGTGCGCTCATGAAGGTAATGAACGACCCTAATAATGTAAGTGCCGTAAGGCTTTCGCAGGTATTGGGTACTTTTTGCCTTATGTTTATCCCTGCTGCATTATTGAGCCTTATTGCCAATGGCAGAAACCCGTTTTGGCTGGGTTTTAATAAATACGTGAACTTCCGTCAAATAGCGCTTGGGTTTGCCATTATTTTTTTGGCCAATATTGCTGCAGGCCCATTGGAAGATTTGAGCAAAGCCATTGTTGCCAAATTGCCGGCAATGGATGCTTTGGCAAAAAAACTGGAAGACCAATATGCCGAGCAGGTGAAACTTTTGGGCAATTTAAAAAGCTGGGGAGCTTTTATTGTTGCCATTTTTATTTTGGCCTTTTTTCCGGCTATGTTTGAAGAGCTGCTTTTTAGGGGCGCTTTACAAAATATTTTAGAAAAATGGTGGAAGGCGCCATTGGCGGCAATTATAGTTACCTCTATTATTTTTAGTTGCATTCACATGAGTATCTATTTATTTTTAAGCCGTGCCATTTTGGGTTTTGTGCTGGGCTGGATGTTTTATAAAAGCCGCAATATTTGGGTAAATATTATTGCCCATTTTTTAAACAATGCTCTTGCACTTACCTTTTTATTTAGCGAGTATATGGCAAAAGGTAAAGTAAATTTAGATGCAGGAAATATTAAAGTGGCGTGGTGGGCAGGTTTGCTGGCTTTTTTGGCAATAATATTTTTGTTTAAGTTGTACGATATATTCTCTGCAGAAAACAGGTTGCGTATTGCAGCAAGGGAGCAGGCTTTAATTGCCGAAAAAAGCCCTTTTCAATCATTGGCCAATAATACAAGCGAATAAATTTGGCACTCAATAAAGCAGTTTTTAAAACCAGAACCATTTCGGCAATTGTTTTTGCCGCAGTATTGTTGCTGGGTTTGTTGTGGAACTACTGGTTCTTTATCACCCTTTTTTGCATAATACATTTTGGTTGCTGGTATGAGTTTATAAAACTGGTAAAAAAAATTTATGGCAACAAAAGTAATCCCTGTTATTTTTTTGGATTTTTGTATATCACTTTACCCATTTTAATGCTGGTTGACCTTGCAACTGGAATAAGGTTTTTTGCCCTAAACCATACACAGCAAATTTTTTTTAACAAAGTAATTCCCTGTGCCATAATTTTTTCTATTTGGATAAATGATACTATGGCCTACATTGTGGGATCGTTA contains:
- the purH gene encoding bifunctional phosphoribosylaminoimidazolecarboxamide formyltransferase/IMP cyclohydrolase, with product MQKKINAALISVFYKDGLENIIHELNNQGSIIYSTGGTLEFIEKLGVKAIAVESLTGFPSILSGRVKTLHPLVFGGILGKRNDAKHIAEMKQYNIPEIDLVIVDLYPFEETVKSTTDENAIIEKIDVGGPSMIRAAAKNFNDTVVVASKNDYTLLVEILSSQNGATNLEQRKHFAVKAFDVCTAYDNAISSYFNGIAIDTPFNKEKKILRYGENPHQQAVFYGNLNELFLQLHGKELSYNNLADVDAALGLMAEFENGNETVFAIIKHSNVCGIAAKKTTKESWDAALAGDPESAFGGVLVTNGRLDKATAEAINEIFFEVIIAPSFDDAALKVLQSKKNRIILQLLAKPHATTQMKTVLNGLLIQDTDKGTYSDWKESGGRQTTDAEKEDLIFANIICKHLKSNAIALVKNKQLIGKGCGQTSRIDALRHSIEKAGQFKFDLNEAALASDAFFPFDDCVKIAHTAGITAFIQPGGSIRDGDSITYCQQNNLAMVITGMRHFKH
- a CDS encoding ComEC/Rec2 family competence protein produces the protein MQPTHNLPLWKQAPFIRLLFPLIAGILLQWYLGFSLGYIIICLICFSIALSFYYFLPVSLKYTFRFLQGLLIYFFIASAAMLLTWQADKSKQKSWYGHSLTDSSKLLLKINEPLVPKKNSYKADALVEAVINNGKILPASGKLLLYFSQTIDSNLYYGDKIIIDKSLTWIRNSGNPGAFNYERYTSFQQLFHTAFISPGEYVKTHESNQNFFSRFIYQSRTYILNNIRKYIGGNKNEQGIAEALLIGYKEDLDKDLVQAYSNTGVVHIIAISGLHLGLIYAILLWIFTKTGLMKRSKLISVILILSFLWLFSLLTGASASVLRSAVMFTFILSGKSFFKQANGYNALAASAFTLLCWNPYLLWDVGFQLSYLAVFGIMWLQQPIYKLWFIKNKLLQSAWSLMSVTLAAQVLTFPVCIYYFHQFPTLFLFTNFIAVPISTIILYSEILLILFAAVEPVAILLGKISHWTIYALNVFIQKCNSFSFSVIDKIYANPYSTWILYALVTALCCWLLYKNKTWLKLSFLFLGIYAGLMIYARIEINRQQKIIIYNVSRQSAIDFIYKDQYFFVGDSILLQDALPKNFYLKPARVSMLLNESTVPFANLSIKKNLYKFGNKTLLLVNREFSVDSAAPKIKVDILLFTKSPKLSVKEVTSRIQPTIVVFDASNPLWKIAKWRSECESLTLHCHSVPEQGAYVFGF
- a CDS encoding phosphatidate cytidylyltransferase, which codes for MALNKAVFKTRTISAIVFAAVLLLGLLWNYWFFITLFCIIHFGCWYEFIKLVKKIYGNKSNPCYFFGFLYITLPILMLVDLATGIRFFALNHTQQIFFNKVIPCAIIFSIWINDTMAYIVGSLIGKTPFSKISPKKTWEGTIGGMVLCVLLIGIAARFLPVAKEMFAVKHWVTVAMLCAIFGTLGDLLESKLKRMANVKDSGSFMPGHGGFLDRFDSLLIATPAVWLYLKLIALVV
- a CDS encoding L,D-transpeptidase — protein: MKNRIFFLPVSIAAFLAITAFVPSGKKIFSFVKESRPVQEGKNYYIIIDKSDYELKVYDDEGWYATYPIVFGSKDLGDKMREGDKRTPNGHFKIIQKRINPKWGPQMLLDYPTAESFKKFKDRKAHGEIPKTARIGNGIAIHSTRKEEEWTVDNYYNWTDGCVSVKYTEMEELYSYIPVGTPVTIEP
- a CDS encoding S-adenosylmethionine:tRNA ribosyltransferase-isomerase — translated: MHPSFISISAYTYDLPSERIALHPLEQRDASKLLIYKNGMITEDRFGHITSHLPDKSLVVFNNSKVINARMIFETTTGKKIEIFCLEPFGLINEYSAVMTATGSCQWICLVGAAAKWKQGILQKKITVQQNEIVLEARIIEKTGDSFKILFNWSPGQYCFADIIEAAGVVPLPPYIKRHTEIEDVSRYQTIYALQQGSVAAPTAGLHFTNDVVKSFAQKKIQQAFVTLHVGAGTFKPVKSATLQQHDMHAEWMDVSVDTIEKIKSANGAITAVGTTSLRTIETLYWLAVKAYLQPNLKTLELRQWEVYEAPLNNANLSCTQALEHLLLWLKKNNKTSLFTQTQLIIAPGYQFRVAQIFITNFHQPQSTLLLLVAAAVGNNWKNLYQFAMENNFRFLSYGDANLIFINS
- a CDS encoding CPBP family intramembrane metalloprotease; translation: MEYKSIKGFTGLGQLGMLFLFLGLGFVLAAIVQLVIFAQALPPGASLMDSGALMKVMNDPNNVSAVRLSQVLGTFCLMFIPAALLSLIANGRNPFWLGFNKYVNFRQIALGFAIIFLANIAAGPLEDLSKAIVAKLPAMDALAKKLEDQYAEQVKLLGNLKSWGAFIVAIFILAFFPAMFEELLFRGALQNILEKWWKAPLAAIIVTSIIFSCIHMSIYLFLSRAILGFVLGWMFYKSRNIWVNIIAHFLNNALALTFLFSEYMAKGKVNLDAGNIKVAWWAGLLAFLAIIFLFKLYDIFSAENRLRIAAREQALIAEKSPFQSLANNTSE
- the dusB gene encoding tRNA dihydrouridine synthase DusB, whose protein sequence is MPKIGTINLPEFPLLLAPMEDVSDPPFRAVCKANGADVMFSEFISSEGLIRDAITSRKKLDFTEEERPFAIQIFGGDEEAMALSAKICETVKPDFVDINFGCPVKKVVSKGAGAGVLKDMDLMVRLTEAVVKSTNLPVTVKTRLGWDDNTKNIEEVAERMQDAGIQALTIHGRTRCQLYKGEADWALIAKVKNNPRIQMPIFGNGDIDSPQKALQYKNKYDVDGIMVGRAAIGYPWIFREIKHYLATSEILPAPTLQERIEVCRTHLKKSVEWKGPIVGINEMRRHYTNYLKGLPNIKEFRQKLVTLPSPDAVNEVLNDIGEYYKGYEFERLPIQIVNYHEKCAL